One Nocardioides dongkuii genomic window, GTGACGTGATCGTCGGCGTCGTGCTGGCGGTCGCGAGCTGGTACGGCTTCTTCGTCGGGCTGGGCATCCCGCTCACCCCGGGCATCCTGGACGGGATCCTCTGATGGACAGCGCCGGACTGCTGCTCGACGGCCTCGCGGCCGCCGCCACCCCCGAGAACCTGATGTACGCCGCGCTAGGCGTGCTGCTCGGCACCTTCGTCGGCGTGCTGCCGGGCATCGGCCCGGCGATGGCGGTGGCGCTGCTGCTGCCCGCGACGTACGCGCTGGAGCCGACGCAGGCGTTCATCATGTTCGCCGGCATCTACTACGGCGGCATGTACGGCGGCTCGACCACCTCGATCCTGCTGAACACGCCGGGGGAGTCCGCCTCGGTGATGACGGCGATCGAGGGCAACAAGATGGCCAAGTCGGGCCGGGCCGCCCAGGCGCTGGCCACCGCGGCCATCGGGTCCTTCGTCGCCGGGACGATCGGCACGCTGCTGGTGGTGTTCTTCGCGCCGCCGTTGGCGGACGTGGCGGTCGGGATCGGCGCCCCGTCGTACTTCGCGATCATGGTGCTGGCGCTGGTGATGACCGCCGCGGTGCTCGGTGCGTCGGTGGTCCGCGGCCTCGCGGCGCTGTTCACCGGGCTGACGATCGGGCTGGTGGGTCTGGACCTCAACACCGGGCAGCCCCGGCTCAGCTTCGGCTCGACCCACCTCGCGGACCGGCTCAACATCGTCGTCGTCGCGGTCGGGATCTTCGCGCTCGGGGAGGCGCTCTGGGTCGCGGCCCACCTGCGGCGGACGCCGCTGCAGATCATCCCCGTGGGGCGGCCGTGGATGGGGCGCGACGACCTGCGGCGGTCCTGGGGGCCGTGGCTGCGCGGCACG contains:
- a CDS encoding tripartite tricarboxylate transporter permease, translated to MDSAGLLLDGLAAAATPENLMYAALGVLLGTFVGVLPGIGPAMAVALLLPATYALEPTQAFIMFAGIYYGGMYGGSTTSILLNTPGESASVMTAIEGNKMAKSGRAAQALATAAIGSFVAGTIGTLLVVFFAPPLADVAVGIGAPSYFAIMVLALVMTAAVLGASVVRGLAALFTGLTIGLVGLDLNTGQPRLSFGSTHLADRLNIVVVAVGIFALGEALWVAAHLRRTPLQIIPVGRPWMGRDDLRRSWGPWLRGTALGFPFGAIPAGGAEIPTFLSYVTERKLAKGREFGEGAIEGVAGPEAANNASAAGMFVPLLALGIPVTATASVMLAALTNYGIQPGPQLLDEQSDLVWTLLASLLIGNTLLLVLNLPLAPLWARLLRIPRPQLYAGILFFACLGAYATNQDPFDIGLLLAFGLLGLAMRRFGLPVLPLILGVILGPLMEGELREALTISGGDLSGLVDEPLAVVVYGLIALLLVVPRLVRRRVVDEPAARDEELVS